Proteins from a genomic interval of Scatophagus argus isolate fScaArg1 chromosome 6, fScaArg1.pri, whole genome shotgun sequence:
- the ect2 gene encoding protein ECT2 isoform X2, protein MADSSIVTLGTARSLLVDSSVCDSRIAETTKDHLFLDMACEDGEDALPKVETRVVLVGEAGRNGALLKALQAIRVMEVPVVKIREGEAGADEKMMIKSIVNMDINTPCIITDNVQEFGDGENADFETVFVLSDFDSPDYSYLYKRENRIIGPPVVLHCAAKEEPLQFSCRPLYSTTMLNLSLCFTGFRDKEEMRNLVNLVHHMGGTIRKDFSTKVTHLIAHSTHGEKYRLAVCMGTPILTPSWILKAWERRDDMYFHAGEEEFRTEFKVPPFQDCILSFLGFSDEEKANMEERTLKHGGSYLEVGDERCTHLVVEENTVKEVPFSPSKKLFAVKQEWFWGSIQMDARAGESMYLYEKNDSPAMKKAVSLLSLTTPSSNRKRRRLRDTLAQLTKETEISPFPPPRKRPSAEHNLSMASLLDISNTPETCKALADRAGNNSESRGVNTVARNKIRRRKTRERRTMTDREGRRKRSYLSTSFLQEPAKEQQPGTSAESSKPSKSSTPVLSKQSARWQVSKELYQTESNYVDILSTILQLFKLPLEKEGQVGGPILAQEEVKTIFGSIPDIYEVHSRIKSDLEELLTDWSEDKSVGDIILKYSKELVKAYPPFVNFFEMSKETIVRCEKQKPRFHAFLKINQAKPECGRQTLVELLIRPVQRLPSVALLLNDIKKHTSDDNPDKITLEKAIESLKEVMTHINEDKRKTEGQKQIFDVVYEVDGCPANLLSSHRSLVYRVETIALGDQPCDRGEHVTLFLFNDCLEIARKRHKVINTFKSPLGQTRPPPPLKHIALMPLSQIRRVLDLQDTEECVNAFALVVRPPTEQENLLFSFQLAGEETVKSAWLRKLCRHVANTICRADAEDMIQCTDPDSLQVSTKDMDSTLSKASRAIKKTSKKVTRAFSFTKTPKRVIQRAFMANNTPDEKNQRLSCENRMCSSSTLAMSRSASTFSLSDSAKSNAVVQRSNSLDHPPVRARVPVCMRTPCSPAQTPAHIPGHNTAPEFSQSLCPNYCTNTRERKSILHAPLSTQPAQPHANLYASPQATSSTGPTSTSIPAVRNPKNSQPKSSQHVSRHLPTVGFQTRSLAPQPVTFKGMTFSESCKDSQIPLDPRSAVLTSPRRETLL, encoded by the exons GCATTGCCAAAAGTGGAGACGAGAGTTGTTCTGGTGGGAGAAGCGGGAAGAAATGGAGCGCTGTTGAAAGCACTGCAG gccATCAGAGTAATGGAGGTACCAGTGGTAAAGATAAGAGAAGGCGAAGCCGGTGCTGACgagaaaatgatgataaaatCTATAGTCAATATG GATATCAACACACCATGCATAATTACAGACAACGTCCAGGAATTCGGAGATGGAGAGAACGCTGATTTCGAGACGGTGTTCGTCCTCTCAGACTTTGATTCTCCTGACTACAGCTACCTTTACAAACGAGAAAACCGCATCATTGGGCCCCCGGTTGTGCTGCACTGCGCCGCAAAGGAGGAA CCTCTGCAGTTTTCATGTCGTCCTCTGTACTCCACCACAATGCTTAACCTGTCACTGTGTTTCACTGGCTTCAGGGACAAAGAGGAAATG AGGAATTTGGTGAATCTGGTTCATCATATGGGCGGGACCATCCGGAAAGACTTCAGCACCAAAGTTACTCATCTCATCGCTCACTCTACTCATGGAGAGAAATACAGG CTGGCAGTGTGCATGGGGACGCCCATCCTCACTCCGTCATGGATTCTCAAGGCCTGGGAGAGAAGAGATGACAT GTACTTCCATGCAGGAGAAGAGGAGTTTCGAACAGAGTTCAAAGTGCCTCCGTTCCAGGACTGCATCCTCAGTTTTTTGGGTTTCTCGGATGAAGAGAAGGCCAACATGGAGGAGAGGACTCTCAAACATG GTGGCAGTTATCTTGAGGTTGGAGATGAGAGGTGTACACACCTGGTGGTGGAGGAAAACACGGTGAAGGAGGTGCCTTTTTCTCCATCCAAGAAACTCTTTGCAGTCAAGCAGGAG TGGTTTTGGGGAAGCATTCAGATGGACGCTCGGGCTGGAGAGTCTATGTACCTCTATGAGAAG AATGACAGCCCAGCCATGAAGAAGGCAGTGTCCCTCCTGTCTCTCACCACCCCCAGCAGTAACCGTAAACGGCGACGTTTGCGGGACACGCTGGCACAGCTCACCAAGGAAACGGAGATCTCCCCCTTCCCTCCACCACGCAAAAGGCCTTCAGCAGAGCACAACCTGTCCATGGCTTCACTGCTGGACATCTCTAACACCCCCGAAACATGCAAGGCCTTGGCAG ATAGAGCAGGGAACAattcagagagcagaggagtcAATACTGTGGCCAGGAATAAGATAAGAAGGAGGAAAACCAGGGAAAGAAGGACTATGACAGAcagggaagggaggaggaaaagatcCTACCTGAGTACAAGTTTCCTTCAAGAACCAGCAAAGGAGCAGCAGCCAGGAACTTCTGCAG AGAGTTCGAAGCCATCCAAGAGTTCCACTCCAGTTCTGTCCAAGCAGTCAGCCAGATGGCAGGTCTCCAAGGAGCTCTACCAGACTGAGAGCAACTACGTAGACATTTTGAGCACCATCCTACAG CTTTTCAAGCTTCCACTGGAGAAGGAAGGGCAGGTGGGCGGACCCATCCTGGCCCAAGAAGAAGTGAAGACGATATTTGGCAGCATCCCAGACATCTACGAGGTTCACTCCAGAATAAAG AGTGACCTTGAGGAGCTTCTGACAGACTGGTCAGAGGACAAGAGTGTAGGAGACATCATTCTTAAATAC TCTAAAGAGCTGGTGAAGGCCTACCCACCCTTTGTCAACTTTTTTGAAATGAGCAAGGAGACCATTGTTCGTTGCGAGAAACAAAAGCCACGCTTCCATGCTTTCCTCAAG ATCAACCAGGCCAAGCCAGAGTGTGGCAGGCAGACGCTGGTGGAGCTGCTCATCAGACCTGTCCAGAGATTGCCCAGTGTGGCCCTCCTTCTTAatg ACATAAAGAAGCATACATCAGATGACAACCCAGACAAGATAACACTGGAGAAAGCAATTGAGTCTCTGAAAGAGGTCATGAC TCACATCAATGAGGACAAGAGGAAGACTGAAGGCCAGAAGCAGATCTTTGATGTTGTTTATGAAGTTGATGGCTGTCCT GCCAACTTGCTGTCCTCCCATCGCAGTCTTGTTTACCGGGTAGAAACGATCGCCCTGGGAGACCAGCCATGTGACCGTGGAGAACATGTCACGCTCTTCCTCTTCAACGACTGCCTTGAG ATTGCAAGGAAGCGACACAAGGTGatcaatacatttaaaagtCCACTGGGACAGACCAGGCCGCCGCCGCCGCTCAAACACATTGCACTGATGCCGCTGTCCCAGATTCGAAGAGTTCTGGACCTGCAGGATACAGAGG AGTGCGTGAACGCCTTCGCCTTGGTGGTTCGCCCTCCAACTGAACAGGAGAACTTGTTGTTCAGCTTCCAGCTGGCCGGAGAGGAAACGGTTAAAAGTGCCTGGCTGCGAAAACTTTGCCGCCATGTCGCCAACACCATCTGCAGGGCTGATGCG GAGGACATGATTCAGTGTACAGACCCAGACTCACTACAGGTCAGCACCAAGGATATGGACAGCACCCTGAGCAAAGCCTCCAGAGCCATCAAGAAGACCTCTAAAAAG GTGACCAGGGCTTTCTCTTTCACAAAGACCCCAAAGCGTGTGATCCAGAGGGCCTTCATGGCCAACAATACTCCGGATGAGAAAAACCAGAGGCTGAGTTGTGAGAACCGCAtgtgcagcagctccactcTGGCT ATGTCTCGCTCTGCCTCCACATTCAGTTTGAGTGATTCTGCCAAGAGCAATGCCGTGGTGCAGCGCTCTAACTCTCTGGACCATCCTCCTGTAAGAGCCAGGGTCCCTGTTTGTATGCGTACCCCCTGTAGCCCAGCCCAAACCCCTGCCCATATCCCCGGCCACAACACTGCCCCTGAGTTCAGCCAAAGCCTCTGCCCCAACTATTGCACAAACACCCGAGAACGCAAGTCCATCCTCCATGCTCCACTGTCGACCCAGCCAGCACAACCGCATGCAAACCTCTACGCTTCCCCACAGGCCACCTCATCAACTGGTCCCACTTCTACTTCCATTCCAGCTGTTCGAAACCCCAAAAACTCCCAGCCAAAATCTAGTCAGCATGTATCCAGACACCTTCCCACTGTAGGGTTCCAGACAAGGTCCCTGGCTCCTCAGCCAGTTACTTTCAAAGGCATGACCTTTTCTGAGTCATGCAAGGATTCCCAAATCCCCTTGGACCCCCGCAGTGCTGTCCTGACCAGTCCTCGCAGGGAGACTCTGCTTTAA